The Pyrus communis chromosome 8, drPyrComm1.1, whole genome shotgun sequence region GGAGCCATTTCTACACCAAAGAAAAAGCACGAAAACTCAGAAAATTCAAGCCAATGTAATGATTAAATAAGGGTAGTGCttttcacacaccccttttaCCCTCACAcaatcttgttaatttttgttaattaatatttttcaattcattcgatttaaCGGCAAAAAATTaagagggtgtgtgagaagtaaaaatggatgtGTAGAGAGCACCACCCTTAAATAACCAGAGTATGAGAAGGCTAACCGTAtatattcttaattaatttgttaataagCACTTACTTGATTGCAGCTTGAACGTAACATAAGTGGCGATAATAGAAGTCAACTCTATTAGTATCATTAAGGGCTTCCTCGAGTGATAATTTAGGATCATTGAACTCGGATACACCTACAATATAATGCATTATCACGCACACCATTAGCATCCCATACTCCGCATgttcaaaatacaaaaatcaagaTAAAACGGTTAAATTATGGGATACTCCAGAGTATtctagaatattttttttttcatattgtaTATCACACCATTAATGTGAAATCTTGATGATGCAATAACTAAGGCTTAAATGTATTGGTTACGTACCATTTTCAGTAATGTAAATGAGTGGATCATTATACTTTTCCTTTATGTAGAGTAAAAGATCGTGAACTCCTTTTGGGTAAACGTATAACCAATCTGAAGCAGTCTGCAACTCGTACAAAAATAGTTTAGTTCTTTAAGAGTTATGCTTGAATATGGAAAacaattgaatattaaaaaaaactagtatATTGATGTGTACCGGTGGACCAATTGGGACGCCATTGAGCTCAGCTGCCACAACATATACGAATATTAGAATCTAATTATATGGTAAGAACATATCTGTCAAAGTAAAAAAGCTAAATTTCAAGTTGTGCTCACTTGTAACTTTGACGTGAGAATCTGTTACGTAGCTTGCAGGTATGGAAGAATTATCAGGTACGTCATTGCTTGAGTATCTAGCAGTATAATAATTTAAtccaagaaaatcaaatgacCCAATTAGCAACATGGATTCTTCGTTGGTGAATACTGGTAATCGTTTTCCAACAAGAGAACGCATGCTCTGTGGATAATCCCCACTTGTCAATGGCTCCATATACCTACCCAAAATCATGGaaatatcaaattcttaaacTTTAGGCATATTTGTCGATTTGTCCTTGAATCTTGTATAGAGATGCCAATTTTCCTTTGAACTTtaaattttagccgattactcTCAAAAATTTATAAAGAGCCAATTTCCTCTTTGGCTttggattttaaaaattttcatccaatttttcatccatccatttTACCTTCATATGGTTGTCATGTGTTTACCCGCATGATCAAGATGAATGGATAAttagatgaaaattttcaaaagtcAGGAGGGAAATTAGATAATTATAAAAGATTAGGGGTAATCAATTGAAATTCAAGTTAAAGTGGAAATTGGTACCTCTATACCAGTTCGGAAACCAAATCGACAAATGCTTCCAAATTTTATTGAGATATATAAACCAACAATATACTTACCATCCGAACATAAAATCCAATGATCGTAATGCAGCATGTTTATCTTCCTTTGTCTCCGAAGCAGGAACAAACCAATATGTATCCAATGTTATTCCGATCAGACCTTTTTGAAATGCCTACACAAGAACATGAATTCGATTATAGCCAGAAAAAGGTACAACCTACTACTATTAACTTGTGTAGAATTCTCAATTAGGACCTAATACatattaagaaaaacaaaaagaaacaaattaataCACCTGATATTTATCTTTGTACACTTTTACAGCAACTGCATGAGAAAGAAGGAGATGGTGCGTCACCAAGTATGGTTCGATTGCTGAATCTCCGCCGAGACAATTCCGCTTTTGCCAATAAGAGCAACGTCCCGGTGCATGAGACCCAACTGCAAAACCACTGTTTGACACACTATGTGGCTCATTCAACGTGGTCCATAGCTTTACTCGATCACCAAATTCCTTATAACAAAGCTCTGCATAGTCTCTAAAATGATTGCTGTATATACACGTTtaaaatgtattatatataCCGTCACAAAAAAACTTTATTTCATTATATAGGTCGGTTGTATGAATCATAAAATGttaatatttattgaaaatgGCCATTTAGTTATAAATTGTTCACTTACATAATATGAGGGCTTAAGAAACCACCATATTCGTGTTCCAAAGCTTCAGGAACATCCCAATGAAAGAGTGTCACAACTGGTTTTATACCTATATATAAAAAgttcaattaaattaatattttaccaGTGCATGTAATTCTTAATTATATATCGATTATTGGATGATAAAAAATGTTACTCTTATCACATTTGTACAACCTTTTAAATAGAGATGAGACTCACATATGTGAGTAGGCTCTACCTCGAAAGGTAATAAAAATATAGTAAAAAAATGTGGTAAAAGTAACATTACTTGCATAAATTTTGTGTGTGACAgtatttttatttgatatgtAAATAAAGTAGAGAAGTCACCATTGTGTAAGAGTTCATCGATGAGATTATTGTAATATGTGATTCCCCTCTGGTTCACGCCGCCACTTAACTTGCCACCTAATGTTTAGTCAAAACAAGCAACTAAGCAAATAACACAAACTTTcccaaaaaggaaaacaaaaaatcaattgtTATGTACAATAATATTGATGATTGGTCTCAAGACTCCCAACCAAATACAATGATTCACGCTACTTACTATTACAGTTTAACGatattcctttttatttgtaagtgagaatttttaagtttaaatctcGAAAATGACAAATTTCACTACCAATTTATTTTCAAACTCCGTTGTATAAATGTATgtatttgtattaaaaaaaattaaaaaaatacgaTGAGTCGGTGAATCAACTTACTTGGTAGCAATCTGGACCACGAGATAGAGAACCTATAAGCATCCAACCCCATATCCTCCATAATCCTCACATCttcctatataaaaaaaaaatttaaaaaaaaaaatttaaaagaaagaaGCTCAAAGTGAAGGTTCTTGTTTTTCAGTTTCATGTGTTTCCATAAGCTCCAAAATTCTGTGATTATTTAACCTTATAGCGGTGATATTGATCAACAGCAACATCTCCATTGCTGCCACCTACAATTCTTTCtgcatttaaccaaaaaaatatattatatgagAACGTACAATTTTCtttggaatgaatgaattcaatttcACCAAATAATAGTAGCTCAATATAttcataattttaaataattggtAATTAATTGACGAGAGAGACCTGGATGGGTGTGCGTATAGGTATCCCATATGCTTGGTCCTCTACCATCTTCTTTTGCAGCACCTTCGAACTGAAGTCATTTCACACAGACATAGACACAACTTAGAGATCGATACCGAAATTCATGCATATGGATGctaattgaaacaaaaataaaacctaGTACTTATATAAAGCAGAAGACAGAGTAACCTCCGAAATGAATTGACCTGATAGGATGCCGAAGCTGTACCAAATATGAACCCTGGATCAAAACTACTTCTGCTGAGAGAGCCACAATGAATGGGCGGATCAGTACTAGCATCTGTGCCATTTGTCAAGGCAACGCTAACTAGTAACACTAAAAGTAACAAGCATACGATCCAACATCGCAACTGTATTGCCATGGTTTCCCGGTTCAAGTATCTTCGTGTGATAAGAATCAAACACTAGACTCTGAGTGTAAGAGTGAACACTCAAAACTAGTTCAGCTACGCACACTGCCCTTACAATTGCAGTAGAAAAGCCTAAGAAACAGTTTAACTGGTATGAAAGAAGGACCTGAAACCATGCCAAGAAAACAGAATGGGGTAGATCAGGAAACGTCGCATGGCTTCATATATAGGAATAAGGGGACGTATGGTGATCTAGATAATCAAACTTGgaagactcaattaatgtacctaaatgttagtaccgaaatgtgtGTGCCTAAATGtattaatgtatttaaatgttagtaccgaaatgtatgtaccgaaatatatataccgaaatgtattatattaaattaatgtacataaatgtgtgtaccaaaatatatgcaccaaaatgtattatattgaggtaatgtacttaaatgtttgtatcgaaatatatgtaccgaaatgtgtgtacctaaatctaagcaccgaaatgtattataatgaatttaatgtacctaaatgaataAGATAAAgtacatcgaaatatattgtataacaaaaattagtttatctaaatgtttacaacaaaatatattatgaaaattataatgaaataaaattaatacattaaaaattaggaagaaaaagagaaacaattacaaaatcaaaatataattaataaatgggGTTATTAATGTAttaagggactaaaattagattttgatcttactcatggttTTGATCTAAAAGTGATCTTTGCCAAGGATTAAATTGAAGTTTTCTATTATCTATATCCTAATTAAGATAAGTACGTAAGTAATCTTTTATCTTGTTTGtgaaatgagaaattttatttgaacacaTGTAATATCTTTCTACACTCAACTTACTCTGTAAAcagttattatttttaattaaagaattattaTCTCTTTAACCTaaagttattacccaaattaCCCTCCCAAACCCaattaaaaatgtaaatttatttttacacccttttaaaaaataaaatccaaactTAAATAATTTAGTGAAGTTTCTACTTGTTTATGATTCTTCCATCTTCCATATACCTAACACTTttcaatttcttgttttcttgatATACATGTACCCGTGATTTTATTTACATGTAGGAATAATAGATTTTCTTGGGCAAAAGAAGATGCTTCAAAGGTTGTGTGTTCAAGGGTTGTGATTTATATTTTCTCTTCGTATCTAATTTGGACTTTTAGTGCGTTTCGTGAATTGTATTTGTGTTGTTGTCATTGTCACATAGTTTATGCGCGAACATTTTGTCAATTCAACTTTCTTTTAAGTCTTAATAAAGTTCAAagaaacatatattatattagttAAGGGAGGGCATGAAAATATGCTAAATAATTACGGGCATGTTTGGTACTCTATTTGAATCtaactttttaaattcaaaaacaattttcaagttttaggtcttaaaaacttgtttggtatgactattttcaaaaactaaactcaagactaactcaaaaatatagtctattatctaaaaacataaaaagtgttgtaggcctatttgattgaatgatCTTAGGGTCTAGAGAGAGAGGAGCCGACAGTATTGAGGGAGAAGATagagtgatttaattgtgaggtgtgtttgattcaccctcattgtgcctttatttatagtagtatgatAGCTAAAAaactttccctttaggattacaacatttaataggttatcaactcctaataggaatataagatacattctcatatctactaggatttacacaatcacattcctattttaaatatgactgcaacattctccttgagtgtgtaaatactcaaccaaccatcgcatcagatcttcagcaaATAATATAGAATAGTTGATTAAGTTATCGGCACAATGAATGatcgcgagtctcaaattttaagtgaagtatgcatttgtagtaaaactcacaaaacctcgctaagGTAACAACTACGACATGGGgaaaactcatagactaaggagaaaagtgagaagtatgaataatgtctaaaacaaacatcAACCAGGACGAaggtagtgaactcaacggagtataATCATCttaggatgggtgcctcattaaaacctcgttaggtagcaaaaacccagtgggaaaaatgctcctaatcgtaggaaaaagagtacataagatcatgtgagtatgcttctagatactccacctgagttagacataacttctaaataagagaactacaagcaattcaactcagataatttacgcataccgattctttggacgagcttctgaaaagtagacttgggcaatgactttgTGAAAAAATCAGCCAGGTTGTCTTGGGaatggatttgcttgactttaatcttctgATTCTACTGCTGCTGGTGTGAGTAAAAGAATTTTGgcgctatgtgcttggtgttgtctcccttgatatATCCCTTATTTAACTGTTCGATACAtactgcattgtcttcaaagatcgtcgtaggGAAGGTCAATGACtgatgtaagaccactagtgctttgaATGTGTTCCATAACTTTTCTCAGCTAAAAGCACTCACGTGATGCTTCATGCAGGGCtagaatctcagcatggttcgaCGAAGTCGTAACtagcgtttgcttggtagactTCCAAGATATAGCGATGTCTCCAACAGTAAAGACATGACCCGTTTAAGAACGTGTCTTATGTGGGTTAGACAGATATCCAGCATCTGTGTAActaacaaggcgagaatcaatcCGAGAACCATATGGGGCGACAACACTGAGAGATTTACGAGTATAGAACAaacccaaatccgtagtacctttaaggtagcagaaaatatctttaacaccattccagtgccTGCGTGCGGGCGCATTGCTATATCTAGCCAAATGATTAACAACGAAGGAGATgccgggtctagtgcattgagccaagtataataaagccccaattgcacttaggtaagaaactttgggttccaaaatctcttcctcatccttctttgacggaagggatctcgtttagcatctagagtctgAACGACTATAggtgtactcgaaggcttcactttatcctttttaAAACGTcacaacaccttttgggtgtagttcgattgatgtactaggattccatccgaacaatgctcaaTCTCCAGGTCGAGACAATATAGAGTATtcctaagatccttcatctcaaatttcgatTTCAAGTGTGCAACAATTTCCTCAAGTTCTGCGGAAGTCTCGATAaagttcatgtcatcgacataaactgcaacgattgcaAATCCAGAATGTGACTTTTGTATGAACACGCATGGACATAATttattgttcacataaccctaacTTGTcaatattcactcagacggttacCACATCCGTCCGGATTGTTTCAATCTGTAGAGTGACATCTTCAACCTAATTGAGAGAATGTTCCGTGGTTtaaaactatttgaaccagtcaatggaaaTCCTTCTAgaactttcatgtatatttctatatctagatccccataaaGATACGTCGTTACCACGTTCATAAGCTGCATATttagtttttcagaaactaccaaactgataaggtagcggaGTGTTATAATGTCCATTACGGGAGAATAcatctcctcataatcaatcacaGGGCGCTGAGAAAAGCCTTGGGCTATAAGGCatgctttgtatcgcactatttcattcttctcattacgcttcatCACAAAAACCtacttgtagccaacgggcttcacacGTGGTGGTGTAAGAACGataggtccaaacactttacgTTTTGCGAGCGAATcgagtttgacttggattgcttgtttccagtttgaccaatcggttctacgttggcatggttcaatgtcatcgttaAGTATGATGTCAGTAACTACTGAGTACGCaaatgcatcgtcgacgatcattttattcatattccaaacctcatccaatactaCGTAGTGGACCGAAATCTCGCGATTCTCGGAAGGCCGACATGTTTTGTCTAAAGTATCATCGTAATCTAaaataacctcatgcgttggaacAGATGAGTGAGCGATGGTTggattcaaactagggtcactagttggtgtcattttcctcttccggggttgtgaatcctttaaaCTAAGGGGTTTGCCACACTTCAGGGTCGGAGCAGATGGTTGGCTAAACACCAATGTACCTTGCCACGTGGAAGGTGCAGCCTCCCTACCTTCAGGGACAATTCTACCTTCCTAGGCGTGTTGTTGACATACTTGGGGTACATATATTCTTGCAAGTGCGTTTACagcgggtatatgtgatcttttcacctttgctagatcattaaaagcatTTGGCATACTTTGAGCAATCctctgaagatctataatttgtcacacctcagtttcagactgggcagtgcggggatctaaatgagacatagtgggaacATACCACTACAATTCTTTGCGTTCTACAGGAACGTTA contains the following coding sequences:
- the LOC137742366 gene encoding beta-glucosidase 12-like isoform X1, translating into MAIQLRCWIVCLLLLVLLVSVALTNGTDASTDPPIHCGSLSRSSFDPGFIFGTASASYQFEGAAKEDGRGPSIWDTYTHTHPERIVGGSNGDVAVDQYHRYKEDVRIMEDMGLDAYRFSISWSRLLPSGKLSGGVNQRGITYYNNLIDELLHNGIKPVVTLFHWDVPEALEHEYGGFLSPHIINHFRDYAELCYKEFGDRVKLWTTLNEPHSVSNSGFAVGSHAPGRCSYWQKRNCLGGDSAIEPYLVTHHLLLSHAVAVKVYKDKYQAFQKGLIGITLDTYWFVPASETKEDKHAALRSLDFMFGWYMEPLTSGDYPQSMRSLVGKRLPVFTNEESMLLIGSFDFLGLNYYTARYSSNDVPDNSSIPASYVTDSHVKVTTELNGVPIGPPVHINILVFFNIQLFSIFKHNS
- the LOC137742366 gene encoding beta-glucosidase 12-like isoform X3 is translated as MNIGIDLFVVSISKLCLCPCVKLFQFEGAAKEDGRRPSIWDTYTHAHPERIVGGSNGDVAVDQYHRYKEDVRIMEDMGLDAYRFSISWSRLLPSGKLSGGVNQRGITYYNNLIDELLHNGIKPVVTLFHWDVPEALEHEYGGFLSPHIINHFRDYAELCYKEFGDRVKLWTTLNEPHSVSNSGFAVGSHAPGRCSYWQKRNCLGGDSAIEPYLVTHHLLLSHAVAVKVYKDKYQAFQKGLIGITLDTYWFVPASETKEDKHAALRSLDFMFGWYMEPLTSGDYPQSMRSLVGKRLPVFTNEESMLLIGSFDFLGLNYYTARYSSNDVPDNSSIPASYVTDSHVKVTTELNGVPIGPPVHINILVFFNIQLFSIFKHNS
- the LOC137742369 gene encoding beta-glucosidase 13-like — encoded protein: FLYELQTASDWLYVYPKGVHDLLLYIKEKYNDPLIYITENGVSEFNDPKLSLEEALNDTNRVDFYYRHLCYVQAAIKNGSKVKGYIAWSLLDNFEWEIGYAVRFGINYVDYNNGLKRYPKLSAHWFKSFLKDSRSVAI
- the LOC137742366 gene encoding beta-glucosidase 12-like isoform X2 codes for the protein MAIQLRCWIVCLLQLVLLVSVALTNGTDASTDPPIHCGSLSRRSFEPGFIFGTASASYQFEGAAKEDGRRPSIWDTYTHAHPERIVGGSNGDVAVDQYHRYKEDVRIMEDMGLDAYRFSISWSRLLPSGKLSGGVNQRGITYYNNLIDELLHNGIKPVVTLFHWDVPEALEHEYGGFLSPHIINHFRDYAELCYKEFGDRVKLWTTLNEPHSVSNSGFAVGSHAPGRCSYWQKRNCLGGDSAIEPYLVTHHLLLSHAVAVKVYKDKYQAFQKGLIGITLDTYWFVPASETKEDKHAALRSLDFMFGWYMEPLTSGDYPQSMRSLVGKRLPVFTNEESMLLIGSFDFLGLNYYTARYSSNDVPDNSSIPASYVTDSHVKVTTELNGVPIGPPVHINILVFFNIQLFSIFKHNS